In Carya illinoinensis cultivar Pawnee chromosome 16, C.illinoinensisPawnee_v1, whole genome shotgun sequence, a single window of DNA contains:
- the LOC122299700 gene encoding SKP1-interacting partner 15, translating to MESSPIYRLPQDTLHQIFSSLPLRQIMICRSVCKLFHQVLTSSCFIDLISSQSPLSLIALRPPHHHHHHRHLSYLPSLHVFDPDQNQWLRFTLDFLPFRSPHPVASSPGLIYLWADSPHLSEPNKSLVVCNPLTRQFRVLPQLGSAWSRHGSVLVDSANRVMVLTELAALYFSGSNQWLKFSSNLQAKPRSPILVSESVYALCDVGSHWRSQWKLFACRITSARNCQTWTCLERPDWGDVFDILKRPRLVRGSGKRILMIGGLKSSFSLNASCSTILILRLDLETLEWDEAGRMPGEMFECFKESSKFKVFGGGDRVCFSGKRVGKLAMWDRCEGKGEWRWINMVPGSGVGDGLCRGFVFEARLTALP from the coding sequence ATGGAATCGTCTCCGATCTACCGGCTCCCGCAGGACACTCTCCACCAGATCTTCTCGAGCCTTCCGCTCCGTCAGATCATGATCTGCCGATCGGTTTGCAAGCTCTTCCACCAGGTTCTGACTTCGTCCTGCTTCATAGACCTCATCTCCTCCCAATCGCCTCTCTCCCTCATCGCTCTCCGGCCCCctcatcaccaccaccaccatcgcCACTTATCGTATCTTCCTTCCCTCCACGTCTTCGACCCCGACCAGAATCAATGGCTCAGATTCACCCTCGACTTTCTACCCTTCCGGTCACCGCACCCTGTCGCGTCCTCCCCCGGACTCATCTACCTCTGGGCCGACTCACCTCACTTGTCTGAGCCCAACAAGTCGCTCGTGGTCTGCAACCCCTTAACTCGTCAATTCCGAGTTCTCCCCCAGCTCGGCTCGGCCTGGTCGCGCCACGGCTCAGTCCTCGTCGACTCGGCTAACCGGGTTATGGTACTCACGGAACTCGCGGCCCTATACTTCTCTGGCTCGAACCAGTGGCTCAAATTCTCTTCCAATCTCCAGGCGAAACCCCGAAGCCCGATCCTAGTCTCCGAGTCGGTCTACGCCCTCTGCGACGTCGGTTCACATTGGCGAAGCCAATGGAAGCTGTTCGCTTGCAGAATCACAAGCGCCCGGAACTGCCAGACCTGGACTTGCCTGGAACGCCCCGATTGGGGGGACGTGTTCGACATCCTAAAACGACCGCGTTTGGTCCGCGGGAGCGGGAAACGAATCCTGATGATCGGAGGGCTGAAGTCGTCGTTTTCACTGAACGCGTCGTGCTCGACGATCCTGATCCTGAGGCTGGATCTGGAGACGCTGGAGTGGGACGAAGCGGGCCGCATGCCCGGGGAGATGTTCGAGTGCTTCAAGGAGTCGAGCAAGTTCAAGGTGTTTGGTGGTGGTGATAGAGTCTGCTTCTCGGGCAAGAGGGTCGGAAAATTGGCCATGTGGGACCGCTGCGAAGGGAAAGGGGAGTGGCGGTGGATCAACATGGTGCCCGGGAGCGGCGTCGGCGATGGGCTCTGTCGTGGGTTCGTGTTCGAGGCGAGGCTCACGGCTTTGCCTTGA